Genomic segment of Paenalkalicoccus suaedae:
CGATGAGATGTTACATCAGTTACACATAAAAAAAACAGGAGACTACTACATTTATTACGAAGTAGAAAAAAATGATTTTATTGCTTTATTAGAATCTTCGAGTCCTTCTTCGTATTTAAAAGATACGATTGCATCTAAATACGAAGCTAATCTAGCGTGATGTCCGCGTATCAAGTACAAAGTCCTCCATATAACGGACATGTAAATCCTTGTAAAAGGCTAGTCGAATGGACGAGTCGTCAGTTACAATATATGAGGATAAGAACAGAGTAAATTCGTTTAGGAGGGCTTTCTATGAAGATTGGGGTACCTAGAGAAATTAAAAATAATGAGAATCGAGTGGCACTTACTCCAGCGGGGGTAATGACATTAACGCAGGACGGACACCAAGTTGTAGTTGAAACGGATGCTGGACTCGGTAGCGGTTTTACAAATGAAGATTATACTTTTGCTGGTGCATCCATCGGAACGAGTGCTGCTGAAGTGTGGCAGGACTCTGAGATGGTTATGAAGGTAAAAGAACCATTAGAATCAGAATTTGCCTATTTTCGACCTGGTTTAATCCTATTCACTTATTTACACCTGGCCGCTGAGCCTGCATTAGCAAAAGCATTAACGGATAATAACGTAACTGCTATTGCATACGAAACTGTAGAAGTAAATCGTACATTACCTCTTCTTACTCCTATGAGTGAGGTAGCGGGAAGAATGGCATCTCAAATTGGCGCTCAGTTTTTAGAGAAGCCGAAAGGTGGAAGTGGCGTCTTACTCTCTGGTATTCCAGGAGTGTCTAGAGGGAAAGTAACCGTTATAGGAGGTGGCGTCGTAGGTACAAATGCTGCTAAGATTGCAATGGGTCTTGGAGCTGATGTAACGATTATCGATTTAAGTCCAGATCGCCTTCGACAGATTGATGATATGTTTGGGAACGCCATTAATACATTAATGTCTAACCCACTTAATATTGATTACGCAGTGGCTCAATCTGACTTATTAATTGGTGCTGTATTAATTCCTGGTGCAAAGGCTCCTAAATTAGTCACCGAAGAAATGATCAAAAAGATGAAGCCAGGCTCCGTTGTCGTTGACGTAGCAATCGATCAAGGTGGAATAATTGAGACTGTAGATCGAATTACGACTCACGATGCACCTACGTATGTGAAGCATGATGTTGTTCACTATGCAGTTGCAAACATGCCAGGGGCTGTACCTAGAACCTCTACTATCGGATTAACAAATGTAACAGTTCCATATGCCCTTCAGATCGCGAATCTTGGCGTGGAACTTGCTGTTGAACGTATTCCTGCATTACTTAAGGGCGTTAATACTGCGAACGGTTTTATTACGTATGAAGCAGTTGCTAGAGATCTAGGATATTCGTACAAGCCTGTTGAAGAAGCATTGACGATTACACACTAAAGTAGCTGAAAAGAGCCTATTCGCTAATTAGCAGAATGGTACCGACCCCCGAAAGTTAGAGTAGATAATCTAACTTTCGGGGGTGTTTTTATGGCCAAATATAGTGAAGAATTTAAAATGAAACTTGTTAGCGAATATTTGAATGGAAATCTCGGGTATAAATTATTAGCTAAAAAGTATAATATGCCCTCTCGAACTCCACTACAAAATTGGGTAAGATCCTATAA
This window contains:
- a CDS encoding KTSC domain-containing protein, with protein sequence MEWSSLEDGAIEAGYDEMLHQLHIKKTGDYYIYYEVEKNDFIALLESSSPSSYLKDTIASKYEANLA
- the ald gene encoding alanine dehydrogenase; the protein is MKIGVPREIKNNENRVALTPAGVMTLTQDGHQVVVETDAGLGSGFTNEDYTFAGASIGTSAAEVWQDSEMVMKVKEPLESEFAYFRPGLILFTYLHLAAEPALAKALTDNNVTAIAYETVEVNRTLPLLTPMSEVAGRMASQIGAQFLEKPKGGSGVLLSGIPGVSRGKVTVIGGGVVGTNAAKIAMGLGADVTIIDLSPDRLRQIDDMFGNAINTLMSNPLNIDYAVAQSDLLIGAVLIPGAKAPKLVTEEMIKKMKPGSVVVDVAIDQGGIIETVDRITTHDAPTYVKHDVVHYAVANMPGAVPRTSTIGLTNVTVPYALQIANLGVELAVERIPALLKGVNTANGFITYEAVARDLGYSYKPVEEALTITH